DNA from Deinobacterium chartae:
CCGGCGTTTTCCCCGCTGCCCCGCCGCTCTCCTTTCGGAGCGGCGGGGCAGCGTCCATCTACCGCAAAACCCCACGCCTTGGGTGCACCCCGAGCCGCACCAGCTCCAGGCGCAACTTTTTTTGCGTGATGAAATTTAGAAAAGCTTGTGATTAAAGGCTTTAAACCTTGCCAGCGGTCAGCGGCTGTGCCTATAATCGGTCCGAAAGACCTGTCTGCCCAGACCGAGTCTAGCGGAATCTTCCCTCGAGGTGCGGCTCAGCACCGGCCGGGGTTGTTGTGCTAGAGTCAGAGCTGCAGACTTAAAATCAGAGCTTTTTTGCGGCATGGTAACGGGTCGCCCAAGGAATTGGAAGCGTTACCAAACCGGATTCGCCTCGCGGCAAGGAGAGATCCATGAAAAAAGTCACCCTGATCATCGCGGCCGTATCGCTGGCCATGGGCAGCGCCCACGCCGCCAAACTCACCGTCTGGACCCAGTACCAGGGCAACGAGTTGGCCTGGCTCAAGCAGGTTGCCAAAACCTACGAGAAGAGCAACAAGGGCGACACGGTTGAGATCGTCAGCGTGCCCTTCGGCGACACCCAGCAGAAGTTCATCCTGGGTGCCCCCAAGGGCGAGGGCCCAGACCTGATCATGACCGTGCCGCACGACCGCCTGGGCGAACTGGCGGCAGCCGGCGTGATCGAACCGCTCGAAAAGTACGTCTCGAACAAGAAAGACTACTCCGACGTCGCGCTCGACGCCCTGACCTACCGGGGCAAGCTGTTCGGTCTGCCGGTCTCAACCGAAGCCGTGGCCGTGGTCTACAACAAGAAGCTCGTTCCCACCTTCCCCGCCAACTGGAACGACTTCCTCAAAACCGCCCAGAAGCTCACCGACCCCAACAAGGGCACCTTCGGCTTCTTCACCAACCTCGACGACATCTACATCAACTACGGTGTGGTGAGCGCCTACGGCGGCTACGTCTTCAAGAACAACAAGGGCACCCTGGACACCAAGGACGTGGGCATCGCCAACGCCGGAGCGACCAAGGCGATGGCCTTCCTCAACGACTTGCGCTACAAGTACAACCTCGTTCCGCAGGGCGTGAACAACGATGTCGCCAAATCGGCCTTCTTGGACGGTCAGCTGGGCATGTGGCTCACCGGTCCCTGGGACATGGAGTCGATCAAGCAGACCAAGATCGACTACGGCATCGCCACCCTGCCCACCCCTCCCGGTGCCAGCAGCAAGTGGAGCCCCTTCGTGGGCGTGCAGGGCCTGGTCATGAACGCCTACTCCAAGAACAAGGTCGCGGCAGCCAAGCTGGCCAAGCTGCTCACCTCGTCCAGCAGCCAGGTCTCGTTCAACAAGGCGGGCGGCCGTATCCCCGCCTCCAAGAGTGCTCTGGCCCGACTCAAGAACGACCCCGTGGTGGCCGGTTTCAGCAAGTCGGTGGCGGCCGGAACCCCCATGCCCAACATCCCGCAGATGGGCGCGGTGTGGGGCCCCTGGACCGACGCCATCAAACTGGCGACCCAGAAACCGGGTGCTGATTACAACGGTATCCTCGACAACGCCCTCAAGCAGGTCAAGGCCAACATCAAATAATGTAAGCGTGTACGGAAGGGCGAGCGCACGCTCGCCCTTCGTCGTTCGGGCCACGACCGGGCCCCCACCCAGGAGACAACATGAACATCGGAAGCACTCGGCCGCCGGAAGGAGCGCGCGGACTGCTGATCGCCATCGGGGTGCTGCTCGCACTGCTGGCAGCCTCGCTCGGGCTGGCCTACCTGCTCACCCAGCTGACCGCCCTGGTCTTCCCCACCCTGCCCGCTTACTTCGTCCTGATCTACCTGGTAATCGCCTTGATCCCGCTGATGGTCCTGCTAGGGCGCCTGTTGCCCTGGATGTCCAACTGGTACTACCTGGTCCCGGCGCTGGTGTTCCTGGCGGCTTTTACCCTCTACCCCATCGTCCTCACCGTCAATTTTGCCTTCACCAACTACTCCGGCCAGAACTCGGGGCAGCCCGATTCCTCGGCGCGCAGCGAGATCGTGCAAGTTGCCCCGGACCGCCGCGCGGTCACGGTCGGCGCGGTGGGCGGCGCCGAGGAAACCCTCGAGGGGATCTTCCGCTGCGAGTCCGGCCAGTGCGCCGGGCGGCGCGCAGCCCTGTACGACGAGGACGGCTCGCAGCCGGTCTTTGCCCAGGTCCGGGCGATCGAGGGGAGCACGGTCGAACTGGCAGCTCCGCTGGCCGAGAACTTCACGCCGGTCGCCATCACCCGCGTGAACAGCATCGGCTACGTGGGCTGGGAAAACTTCCGCTACATCTTCGCGCAAGCCTCGGTCCAGCTGCTCCCGATCTTTGCCTGGACCGTCGTGTTCGCCTTCTCGACCATCGTTCTCAACGCGGCGGCGGGCATG
Protein-coding regions in this window:
- a CDS encoding ABC transporter permease subunit, with protein sequence MNIGSTRPPEGARGLLIAIGVLLALLAASLGLAYLLTQLTALVFPTLPAYFVLIYLVIALIPLMVLLGRLLPWMSNWYYLVPALVFLAAFTLYPIVLTVNFAFTNYSGQNSGQPDSSARSEIVQVAPDRRAVTVGAVGGAEETLEGIFRCESGQCAGRRAALYDEDGSQPVFAQVRAIEGSTVELAAPLAENFTPVAITRVNSIGYVGWENFRYIFAQASVQLLPIFAWTVVFAFSTIVLNAAAGMLLGILLNNRRLRFRNLYRSLLILPWAVPVVISVQFWNVLLNQNYGTMNRILGLLGASPVPWLTDPDWAKVSILLVNLWLGFPYMMTATISTLAAIPEDIYEAAEIDGASRVEQVRFITLPLLRSAFTPILLSGFAFNFNNFGIIYLLTQGGPPLAGRTATGQSTDILISWGYNTAFLSQGGANYAGASAIAVMIAILTVGISVFNFRAAGVFKETQR
- a CDS encoding maltose ABC transporter substrate-binding protein; the protein is MKKVTLIIAAVSLAMGSAHAAKLTVWTQYQGNELAWLKQVAKTYEKSNKGDTVEIVSVPFGDTQQKFILGAPKGEGPDLIMTVPHDRLGELAAAGVIEPLEKYVSNKKDYSDVALDALTYRGKLFGLPVSTEAVAVVYNKKLVPTFPANWNDFLKTAQKLTDPNKGTFGFFTNLDDIYINYGVVSAYGGYVFKNNKGTLDTKDVGIANAGATKAMAFLNDLRYKYNLVPQGVNNDVAKSAFLDGQLGMWLTGPWDMESIKQTKIDYGIATLPTPPGASSKWSPFVGVQGLVMNAYSKNKVAAAKLAKLLTSSSSQVSFNKAGGRIPASKSALARLKNDPVVAGFSKSVAAGTPMPNIPQMGAVWGPWTDAIKLATQKPGADYNGILDNALKQVKANIK